The Colias croceus chromosome 23, ilColCroc2.1 genome window below encodes:
- the LOC123702445 gene encoding zinc finger protein 141-like, with protein sequence MANITLYGQCRCCLATGNHRNITKEYYHNSVREVYMDIFLDCFNLFLSTSNEISSLICNSCIEQLREANKFKTMVVNNEQRLLSMTDKDTIFINVPNNMHSEMELDVKMEGTFNIKAEPSSDLDNVDKSDDPDFEMNNYDDSDDLSDDGLIQGEAELLARFPVPFRLPTRDTLYSSACADFVRHLDLLKGKIITAKMISNLIDECEKHRLASKKIYITEKMAQILNTSMILENSNVTPFKSRNRSGFPCFYCGSIYDDLLTLREHQQKSHSKCEIKKALSAYGAECLVVYVDITDLKCTLCDQKIPNLNELKTHLIRIHKKKMHTDFTDRVIPFKLYQESDNKYECQLCGFTFETFGSIERHMNVHYRNYVCKECGTGFVTKYRLKVHTKSMHVGGNYPCEVCKKVFTTQQKHKNHVDTVHKMVKRFKCPHCSERFSEYFRRQKHLVEVHDRPPLQYKCNVCDKSFDRRYTLSRHLKRDHLEERDYQCQMCAYKCFTKNELRVHMVKHNGERIFECSVCHKSYARKKTLREHMRIHNNDRRFACAVCGQAFVQKCSLKGHIKTHHVEYNLPI encoded by the exons atggCAAATATAACACTATACGGACAGTGCCGGTGCTGTCTTGCGACGGGCAATCATAGAAATATAACGAAGGAATATTACCATAACAGTGTGAGAGAAGTATATATGGATATCTTTTtggattgttttaatttattc CTATCCACAAGTAATGAAATAAGTTCCTTAATATGTAATTCCTGTATTGAACAATTACGAGAAGCGAACAAGTTCAAAACAATGGTTGTGAATAACGAACAGAGACTTTTGTCCATGACAGATAAAGacactatatttataaatg TACCAAACAACATGCATTCAGAAATGGAACTAGATGTAAAAATGGAGGGAACGTTTAACATAAAGGCTGAGCCGAGCAGTGATTTGGATAACGTCGACAAATCAGATGATCCCGATTTTGAAATGAACAACTATGATGATAGTG ATGACTTGAGCGATGATGGGCTTATACAGGGTGAGGCTGAACTTTTAGCTCGGTTTCCAGTGCCCTTCCGATTGCCAACTAGGGACACTCTGTATAGCAGTGCTTGTGCGGACTTTGTTAGGCATTTGGATCTGCTTAaag GAAAAATAATCACAGCAAAAATGATTTCAAACCTCATCGACGAATGTGAAAAACACCGTTTGGCCAGCAAAAAGATTTATATAACAGAGAAAATGGCGCAAATACTCAACACATCGATGATTCTAGAAAATTCCAACGTCACACCGTTCAAAAGCAGAAACCGATCTGGCTTTCCATGCTTCTATTGTGGGAGCATTTACGATGACCTACTAACTCTAAGAGAACACCAACAGAAAAGTCACTCTAAATGCGAAATTAAAAAGGCCCTAAGCGCGTACGGGGCGGAGTGCCTAGTCGTATATGTTGATATAACTGACCTAAAATGTACCCTATGTGACCAAAAAATACCCAATTTAAACgaattaaaaacacatttaattCGAATACACAAGAAAAAAATGCACACCGACTTCACAGACCGGGTCATACCTTTCAAATTGTACCAAGAAAGTGATAATAAATATGAGTGTCAATTGTGCGGTTTTACCTTCGAAACTTTCGGTTCAATAGAACGGCACATGAACGTGCATTACAGGAACTATGTGTGCAAAGAGTGTGGAACGGGTTTCGTGACGAAATACAGGCTCAAAGTGCATACAAAAAGCATGCACGTGGGTGGAAATTACCCGTGCGAAGTTTGCAAGAAAGTCTTCACGACGCAACAGAAACATAAGAACCACGTGGATACAGTACATAAAATGGTGAAAAGATTCAAGTGTCCGCATTGTAGTGAACGTTTTTCGGAATATTTTAGACGGCAAAAGCATTTAGTGGAAGTGCACGATAGACCCCCCTTGCAGTATAAGTGTAATGTTTGCGACAAATCATTTGACAGACGGTATACCCTATCCAGACACTTAAAACGCGACCATTTAGAAGAGAGAGACTATCAATGTCAAATGTGTGCGTACAAATGTTTCACTAAAAATGAGTTGAGGGTACACATGGTTAAACATAACGGGGAACGAATTTTCGAGTGTTCGGTGTGTCACAAGTCGTATGCAAGGAAGAAAACGCTAAGAGAACATATGAGGATACATAATAATGATAGGCGGTTCGCTTGTGCGGTGTGCGGGCAAGCGTTTGTGCAAAAGTGTAGCTTGAAAGGACATATTAAGACTCACCATGTGGAGTATAATTTGCCGATTTGA